The Gemmatimonadales bacterium genomic interval GATGTTGCCGGAGGGGGAGGACTGCGGAGTGTTGATGTCGCCGTGGGCATCGATCCACAGCACGCCGAGCTTTTTTCTCTTTCGCCTGGCGTAGGCGGCGATACCGGAGATCGTCCCGGCGGCGATGGAATGGTCGCCGCCGAGCACCAGGGGGAAGTGCCCCTTGCCCATGATGCGGTCGACGTGGCGGCAGACCAGGGCGGAGACCCGGGTGATCTCCGGCAGATACCGGGCCCGCACGTCCCCCACCCTGAGCTGCTCCATGTTCTTGATGGGGATGTCCCCCTCGTCGACCACCTTGTGGCCGAGCTCCCGGAGGGCACCATCGATGCCGGCGATGCGAATGGCGGACGGCCCCATGTCCACACCGCGACGCCCGGACCCGAGGTCCATGGGGACGCCCAGTACGTGGACGATCATGGCGCGAGCCGCTCGGCGTCAGGGATGGTGGCCTGACCCTTCCGGAGTGACATAGGCCGCGGTGATTCCCCCATCGACCCGGAAATCCGCCCCCGTGATGAAGGACGACTCGTCCGAGGCGAGGAACAGCGCCGCCTGCGCGATCTCACGGGCCTCGCCGAACCGGCCCATGGGGATGTGCACCAGGCGCCGCTGCCGCTTTTCCTCGGTCGAGAGGAACTTCTCCAGGAGGGCGGTGCGCACCGGGCCGGGGGACAACGCGTTGGCCCGGATATTCTGGCGCGCGTGGATGATGGCGATCTCTCGCGTCATCGCCAGCACCGCGCCTTTAGAGGCCGTGTACGCGATCTGAGGCGTGGCGGCACCCAGCGTCGCCACGAAGCTCGCGACGTTGATAATGGACCCGCCGCCTGCTTCCAGAAGGTAGGGAATGCCTGCCCGGCAGCATCGCGCCACCCCTTTCACATTGACGTCGAGCACCAGATCCCAGGTGGCGTCGCTGGTATTCACCACGCCGTCGTCCTCGCCCGGGGAAACGCCGGCGTTGTTGTACAGCACAGTGACCTTCCCGAACGCACGCGCGGATTCGGCGTAGAGTCGCTCGACATCGGTCGTCGAGCGTACGTCGCCCGGGAGGAACCGGGCCTTGCCGCCCGCGGCTCTGATCTCCCCTGCCACCGCTTC includes:
- a CDS encoding glucose 1-dehydrogenase — encoded protein: MGRLDGKVAVITGSGAGLGAEAARLFAAEGAAVVVNDVNPAAGEAVAGEIRAAGGKARFLPGDVRSTTDVERLYAESARAFGKVTVLYNNAGVSPGEDDGVVNTSDATWDLVLDVNVKGVARCCRAGIPYLLEAGGGSIINVASFVATLGAATPQIAYTASKGAVLAMTREIAIIHARQNIRANALSPGPVRTALLEKFLSTEEKRQRRLVHIPMGRFGEAREIAQAALFLASDESSFITGADFRVDGGITAAYVTPEGSGHHP